A region of Salvelinus namaycush isolate Seneca chromosome 9, SaNama_1.0, whole genome shotgun sequence DNA encodes the following proteins:
- the si:dkey-30c15.13 gene encoding transmembrane protein 253, with product MTQNMFQEGLYHVFFKDRTSGHPLTVTTNKEEFKDVRIGRWFGTVVNTRLLVTGVLQVFGALASILTTVTYACVSFNCSVSLTTPVWSGLFYLATGGLAMEVQRKPNKLNVTTLIGLNIFSLLLGCCALLAYSLITTQAKALYTDQQRAGVYIAKGSSIMFTVQCLLASVYTLFLSWRGLRRYSGPHTQTYNLLAQGPDEDTNEALMETGEFSL from the exons ATGACTCAGAACATGTTCCAAGAAGGGCTGTACCATGTTTTTTTTAAGGACCGCACCTCGGGCCACCCACTCACTGTAACCACCAATAAGGAAGAATTTAAAGATGTGCGGATTGGACGCTGGTTTGGGACAGTTGTTAACACCCGCCTCCTTGTCACTGGG GTTTTGCAGGTCTTTGGTGCCCTGGCCTCCATCCTAACCACAGTAACCTATGCCTGCGTGAGCTTCAACTGTTCCGTCTCCTTGACTACACCAGTCTGGTCCGGCCTGTTT TATCTGGCCACTGGAGGGCTGGCAATGGAAGTTCAGAGGAAACCCAACAAACTCAAT GTGACCACACTGATAGGCCTGAACATCTTCAGCCTACTGCTGGGGTGCTGTGCTCTGCTGGCCTACAGCCTCATCACTACACAGGCTAAAGCACTCTACACAGACCAAcag CGTGCGGGTGTGTACATAGCGAAGGGCAGCTCTATCATGTTCACAGTACAGTGTCTGCTGGCCTCTGTCTACACTCTCTTCCTGTCCTGGAGAGGTCTACGACGGTACAGCGGCCCCCACACTCAGACCTATAACCTTCTAGCACAG GGCCCGGATGAGGACACTAATGAGGCCCTAATGGAAACAGGAGAATTCAGCCTTTAA